A genomic segment from Limisphaerales bacterium encodes:
- a CDS encoding arylsulfatase, which yields MKLILPVQVLSLLLLSTYTTFAAEQPPNIVLIFADDLGYGDVGCYGATKVKTPNIDQLAREGRRFTDAHSASAVCTPSRYALLTGEYPLRANEGRGTWGPCVLSSKLLIDTDKVTIAKVLKNKGYDTSCFGKWHLGFGKGNIDWNGNLRPGPQDVGFDYYFGLPVVNSYGLYAYVENDRVFGLTPDDPLVYLGTKPNPKSTPLTPLLRGAGAKTHNFFSGGVKAHKLYNDYSVGTTFAKRASAWIRERSDNPFFLYLATTNIHHPCTPAPRFQGTSECGFYGDYIHELDWMVGQVMKAIEEKGVADNTLVIFTSDNGGMFNENGQDAFNHGHRNNGDLLGFKFGAWEGGHRVPFIAKWPGRIKPGSTSKQLICHVDMLASFAALTGQSLDEEEQADSINVLPALVDDPASPLREHLILAPVRPTHLSVRKGKWMFIDAQGSGGFNGTKPGGHTFAGAAAASFSGHPNSDILDGKVRPDAPPAQLYDLEADVNQTQNLYHEHPEVVTKMRALLQGVRSSVAEQAKAYATRHVAPRITATPSERSASFDFESGKLEPWKIVEGEFGHLIGRRDRFFGNGQEYNKQGKHYLTTLEGSADAARGSDSQTGVVVSPLFIPKGGQMTFRVGGGNGADVYVALCTTDGKELKQARGVNNQLMQKASWDLKPYVGKKMFIKIVDKATGGWGHITADNFQFDAEILTEYPAGQIENE from the coding sequence ATGAAACTGATATTACCTGTTCAAGTTTTGAGCCTGCTGCTCCTATCGACTTATACGACGTTCGCAGCAGAGCAACCGCCGAATATCGTTCTGATCTTTGCCGATGACCTCGGCTACGGCGACGTCGGTTGTTATGGCGCGACGAAGGTTAAGACGCCGAACATCGACCAGCTGGCGAGGGAAGGACGTCGATTCACGGACGCGCACTCAGCGTCTGCCGTTTGTACGCCGTCTCGTTACGCGCTTCTGACGGGTGAGTATCCACTTCGGGCGAACGAAGGGAGAGGGACGTGGGGGCCATGTGTCCTGTCAAGCAAGCTGCTTATCGATACCGACAAGGTGACCATCGCCAAAGTCCTCAAGAACAAGGGGTATGACACATCTTGCTTCGGGAAATGGCATCTCGGTTTCGGAAAAGGAAATATCGACTGGAACGGCAATCTGCGTCCGGGGCCGCAGGACGTCGGTTTCGACTACTATTTTGGTCTTCCGGTGGTGAATAGTTACGGCCTGTATGCCTATGTTGAAAACGATCGTGTATTCGGACTCACACCCGATGACCCGCTTGTATATCTAGGTACGAAACCAAATCCCAAATCGACTCCCCTGACTCCTTTGTTGCGCGGGGCCGGCGCGAAAACCCACAACTTTTTCAGTGGAGGAGTAAAAGCTCATAAACTCTACAACGATTATTCCGTGGGGACCACGTTCGCGAAAAGGGCTTCCGCGTGGATTAGGGAACGCAGCGACAACCCATTTTTCCTGTATCTGGCGACAACAAATATCCATCACCCGTGCACTCCGGCTCCGCGTTTTCAGGGAACGAGTGAGTGTGGGTTCTATGGTGACTACATCCATGAACTGGACTGGATGGTCGGCCAGGTCATGAAAGCGATTGAGGAGAAAGGCGTCGCGGACAACACGCTTGTGATCTTTACCAGTGACAATGGCGGCATGTTCAACGAGAACGGTCAGGATGCTTTCAATCACGGGCATCGAAACAACGGTGATCTTCTTGGCTTCAAATTCGGCGCATGGGAAGGCGGTCACCGCGTGCCGTTTATCGCGAAGTGGCCAGGCCGGATCAAACCGGGCAGCACGTCGAAGCAGTTGATCTGCCACGTGGACATGTTGGCGTCCTTTGCGGCGCTCACGGGCCAGAGCCTTGATGAAGAAGAGCAGGCCGACAGTATCAATGTTCTTCCCGCACTGGTTGACGATCCAGCATCGCCGTTGCGTGAGCATCTTATTCTTGCTCCCGTTCGCCCCACCCACCTTTCGGTGCGCAAAGGCAAATGGATGTTTATCGATGCGCAGGGATCAGGCGGATTCAACGGGACGAAGCCCGGCGGGCATACCTTTGCAGGGGCCGCGGCAGCCTCGTTCAGCGGGCACCCGAACAGCGACATCTTGGATGGAAAGGTCAGGCCGGACGCGCCGCCCGCTCAGCTCTACGATCTGGAAGCGGATGTGAACCAGACACAAAATCTGTACCACGAACATCCTGAAGTGGTGACGAAGATGAGAGCGCTGCTTCAGGGCGTTCGCTCTTCCGTCGCAGAACAGGCGAAAGCGTATGCGACGCGTCATGTTGCCCCGAGAATCACGGCAACACCGAGCGAGCGGAGCGCATCCTTTGATTTCGAATCAGGCAAACTGGAGCCATGGAAAATCGTCGAAGGAGAGTTTGGACACCTTATCGGCCGTAGAGACAGATTCTTTGGCAACGGGCAGGAATACAACAAGCAGGGAAAGCACTACCTGACCACACTCGAAGGAAGTGCTGACGCAGCGAGAGGATCGGACTCACAAACCGGAGTGGTCGTCTCACCGTTGTTTATTCCGAAAGGCGGCCAGATGACATTTCGCGTCGGTGGAGGTAACGGCGCTGATGTCTACGTGGCTCTGTGCACTACAGACGGCAAGGAACTTAAACAGGCTCGGGGAGTAAACAACCAGCTCATGCAAAAGGCCAGTTGGGACCTGAAGCCCTACGTCGGCAAAAAGATGTTCATAAAGATCGTCGATAAGGCAACGGGCGGCTGGGGTCATATCACCGCTGACAACTTCCAATTTGACGCTGAAATCCTGACGGAATATCCCGCCGGGCAGATTGAGAACGAGTAA
- a CDS encoding sulfatase-like hydrolase/transferase, protein MNKNSIKPADGKPIDTSKVNPPRSLNLYKSVFHLWLIAILLIPATLYAEAEQSKPNIVVFLTDDQGWGDLACYGHPVIKSPNLDRFAAEGLRLTQCYAACSVCSPSRAAILTGRTPYRNGVWRWIPSGSQYHLRKSEITIASLLKKRGYETCHTGKWHLNGKFNSDEQPQPDDHGYDHWMATQNNASPNHLNPDNYVRNRKAVGRIEGPSAMIAASEAVSWLKTRKDTKTPFFITVWTHEPHLPIESAPEYMKPYAGIDDEGLRQHHGNITQMDDAFGKLMAAVDEMGFRDNTVVFFTSDNGPEGNGTRGRTRGSTGGLRGRKRHTHEGGIRVPGIIRWPGHIKAGTTSDTPVIGSDIFTTICKIADIPLPDDRTIDGASLLPLFDGKPVQREQPLYWRNHLAPQEFRVGLRTGDWKIVGSDDLTSFELYNIAKDPQETKNLAVTEPKRFAELKQRLIDHDASVLKEGPDWWKDDARKPRPNKTRGRGKTVEPPPGKDSTGHFNIVLGTEITATDFGYRLQSATEGLAFQKLDEPITGQATIRLKYRSAIEGQITMNGALIIADQPTNANSVKIGTAIGMSQHVAFEGGWGNVGSTAAKRVDLKPTDTFTLEVHLNLAKHTATAIINETKFNFQLPDNLKAIRHIGLYNKAAATEFTAPVVEVDKP, encoded by the coding sequence ATGAATAAAAATTCGATCAAGCCCGCAGATGGCAAGCCGATTGACACGAGTAAAGTCAATCCACCTCGGTCACTGAATCTGTACAAATCCGTGTTTCATCTGTGGCTGATTGCCATCTTACTGATTCCGGCTACTCTGTACGCAGAAGCAGAACAGTCCAAACCGAACATCGTGGTCTTCCTGACCGACGATCAGGGTTGGGGCGACTTGGCTTGCTACGGGCACCCCGTGATCAAGTCGCCCAACTTGGATCGATTTGCTGCGGAAGGACTTCGCCTGACACAGTGTTACGCCGCGTGCAGCGTTTGTTCGCCGTCGCGGGCGGCGATCCTGACGGGACGGACGCCGTATCGAAACGGCGTTTGGCGTTGGATTCCGAGCGGTTCACAATACCATCTTCGAAAGAGCGAGATTACGATTGCCTCGTTATTGAAGAAACGTGGTTACGAAACTTGCCACACAGGCAAATGGCATCTAAATGGCAAGTTCAATTCCGACGAGCAACCGCAGCCCGACGACCATGGTTACGACCACTGGATGGCCACGCAGAACAACGCTTCGCCGAACCACTTGAACCCCGACAACTACGTTCGCAACCGCAAAGCGGTCGGGCGAATTGAAGGACCGAGCGCGATGATCGCGGCGAGCGAAGCCGTCTCGTGGTTGAAGACTCGCAAGGACACCAAAACACCATTCTTCATTACCGTGTGGACACACGAACCGCACTTACCAATTGAATCCGCGCCCGAATACATGAAGCCGTACGCTGGCATTGACGACGAAGGCCTGCGGCAACATCACGGCAACATCACTCAGATGGACGATGCTTTTGGAAAGCTCATGGCGGCGGTCGATGAGATGGGTTTTCGCGACAACACCGTGGTGTTTTTTACGTCCGACAACGGCCCCGAAGGCAACGGCACGAGAGGCCGAACACGCGGATCGACCGGCGGGCTGCGCGGTCGCAAACGCCATACGCACGAAGGCGGCATTCGCGTGCCCGGCATCATCCGTTGGCCCGGACACATCAAAGCCGGAACGACCAGCGACACGCCGGTCATCGGCTCTGACATCTTCACGACCATCTGCAAAATCGCCGACATCCCGCTGCCCGACGACCGCACGATCGACGGAGCCAGTTTATTGCCGCTGTTCGATGGCAAACCGGTCCAACGCGAGCAGCCGCTGTATTGGCGAAACCATCTCGCTCCTCAAGAGTTCCGAGTTGGACTGCGAACCGGCGACTGGAAGATCGTTGGCTCGGATGATTTGACCTCGTTCGAACTGTACAACATCGCCAAAGATCCGCAGGAAACGAAGAATCTTGCCGTCACGGAACCGAAACGGTTCGCGGAACTCAAGCAGCGGCTGATCGATCACGATGCATCCGTGCTGAAGGAAGGCCCCGATTGGTGGAAAGATGACGCAAGAAAACCGCGACCTAATAAAACCCGCGGTCGCGGCAAAACGGTTGAACCGCCGCCAGGCAAAGACTCGACCGGTCATTTCAACATCGTGTTGGGCACTGAAATTACCGCCACCGACTTCGGCTATCGCCTGCAATCCGCTACAGAAGGGCTCGCCTTTCAAAAGCTGGACGAGCCGATCACCGGGCAAGCTACGATTCGCTTGAAATACCGCAGCGCCATTGAAGGCCAAATAACCATGAACGGAGCCCTCATCATCGCTGATCAACCCACCAACGCGAACAGCGTCAAAATCGGCACAGCGATCGGCATGAGCCAGCACGTCGCGTTCGAGGGCGGGTGGGGAAACGTGGGCAGCACGGCCGCCAAGCGAGTTGACCTGAAACCGACCGATACGTTCACGTTGGAAGTTCATCTCAACCTCGCCAAGCACACCGCAACGGCGATCATTAACGAAACCAAATTCAATTTCCAATTGCCCGACAACCTCAAGGCCATCCGTCACATCGGCCTCTACAACAAAGCCGCCGCCACCGAATTCACCGCGCCGGTCGTGGAAGTTGATAAACCATAG
- a CDS encoding sulfatase-like hydrolase/transferase — protein sequence MKLTSLIQLLSILLLSTFTSLAVDQSDDAASPNILFIFTDDWGWGDLGCHGHPYLKTPNIDRLAKEGTDFTRFTVASGVCSPSRTAVMTGHFPARYSIDGHFATPRSNAKRGMPDWLDPKTPTLPKMLQSAGYATAHFGKWHLANNMIPDSPLPKDYGYDAYGAFNCSGEQMPVHEDAARAIAFIEKNAAANKPFFINLWMHEPHTPFHTLPEYRKRFPKLDDAHNVYAAVLSHADDRIGELLAALDRLKLSDNTLVIFSSDNGPAGSGRGGKLTTKYDSATGEGFGLGAAVGTTGGRNGRKKSILQGGIGVPFIARWPGKIKAGAVDDVSWISAVDLLPTFCEIAGTQLPEGYQPDGMSQVATLQGTKLATRDKPLFWKGVPGRKGSVYSILDGKWRLLTSMSFDEPELYDIREDPLEKNNVRASHPEIASDLFKKLQAWHATLPEKPNSDCFSKYRSRNADSLPPAVKPTFNFDPSR from the coding sequence ATGAAACTGACTTCACTCATTCAACTATTGAGCATCCTCTTACTGTCGACTTTTACGTCTTTGGCGGTGGACCAATCCGACGATGCGGCCAGTCCCAACATTCTGTTCATCTTTACGGACGACTGGGGCTGGGGCGATCTGGGCTGCCACGGTCATCCGTATCTGAAGACGCCGAACATCGACCGACTCGCAAAAGAAGGAACGGACTTCACGCGGTTCACGGTCGCCAGCGGCGTGTGTTCTCCGAGTCGTACGGCAGTGATGACCGGTCACTTTCCCGCGCGCTACAGCATCGATGGTCACTTTGCGACACCGCGAAGCAATGCGAAGCGCGGCATGCCGGACTGGCTCGATCCGAAGACGCCGACGCTACCGAAGATGTTGCAGTCGGCCGGCTACGCGACGGCGCATTTCGGCAAATGGCATCTTGCGAACAACATGATCCCGGATTCCCCGCTGCCGAAGGATTACGGTTACGACGCGTACGGAGCCTTCAACTGTTCCGGCGAACAAATGCCGGTACACGAGGACGCTGCCCGCGCGATCGCGTTCATCGAGAAGAACGCCGCCGCGAACAAGCCGTTTTTCATCAATCTGTGGATGCACGAGCCGCACACACCGTTTCACACATTGCCGGAATATCGCAAACGATTTCCCAAGCTTGACGACGCACACAATGTTTACGCGGCGGTTCTCTCCCACGCCGACGACCGGATCGGCGAACTGCTCGCGGCGCTGGACCGGTTGAAGCTGTCCGACAACACGCTGGTGATTTTCAGCTCAGACAACGGTCCCGCCGGGAGCGGCCGAGGCGGCAAGCTGACCACAAAGTACGATTCCGCGACCGGCGAAGGGTTCGGGCTTGGCGCTGCTGTCGGGACGACCGGTGGCCGAAACGGGCGCAAAAAGTCGATCCTGCAGGGCGGGATCGGCGTCCCCTTCATTGCCCGTTGGCCCGGAAAGATCAAGGCGGGAGCGGTCGATGACGTTTCGTGGATCTCCGCGGTCGACCTGCTGCCGACTTTCTGCGAAATCGCTGGCACGCAACTACCTGAGGGATACCAGCCCGATGGCATGAGCCAGGTGGCGACACTGCAGGGGACCAAACTTGCAACGCGCGACAAGCCATTGTTCTGGAAGGGAGTTCCTGGTCGCAAAGGTTCCGTCTACTCAATACTCGACGGAAAATGGCGACTGCTGACCAGCATGAGTTTTGACGAACCCGAGCTGTACGACATTCGCGAAGATCCCCTCGAAAAAAACAATGTGCGAGCGTCGCATCCGGAGATCGCCAGCGATCTATTCAAGAAACTTCAAGCCTGGCACGCGACACTGCCCGAGAAACCCAACTCCGACTGCTTCTCGAAGTACCGATCAAGGAACGCGGACTCGCTGCCTCCTGCAGTTAAGCCGACCTTTAATTTTGACCCGTCTCGATAA
- a CDS encoding PDZ domain-containing protein, whose translation MQESISPRRNHRLNTDNPWTRRALHVCKGLFHLWLIVVLLGSPVLPAAEDSTPPNVVASPKARATAIYVSPNGNDANSGDQHSPLASIAAAQNSAREYAGKEAVTVHVADGIYYLPKTLMFTPEDSGSKDHPILYTSQTEGGAVLSGGSELKLTWKPHKDGIFKAQTPPDLQIDQLFVDGKNQRMARYPNYDASKKAEPYQGFAADAFSKERAANWANPTGGYIHAMHRAGWGGYHYLITGKDAGGGVTYEGGWQNNRRMGMHKDHRMVENIFEELDAPGEWFYNEKTSTLYYKPTPGTDLTKIKVEVVRLRHLIEFKGSEKTPVRFITLKGFAVRHAARTFMDSQEQLLRSDWAIYRGGAFMLTGTEDVSILDCEFDQVGGNAIFVNNYNRRVLVKGCHIHDTGASGVCFVGDPDAVRNPLFEYGQKNDLATIDRTPGPKTNNYPAQSTVEDCLIYGIGRVERQPAGVQIEMAAEITVRDCSVYDTARAGINIGDGAWGGHLIERCDVFNTVLETHDHGSFNSWGRDRYWRSDHLTASQKAVDAEPNLPFLDAMKTTVIRDNRWRCDHGWDIDLDDGSSNYDIYNNLMLNKGLKLREGFRRHAWNNVMPIGTLHPHVWFQRSKDQVHGNIMTERYHTARMNEPYTDGTLVDRNLFDSQDSRILEHSAKLGWDSNSVMGEPMYVDPANGDFRVKDGSPALKLGFKNFPMDQFGVKKPTLKAIAKTPEIPSLEQSKPLGSPVNVAPLKMVWLGATLKNLKGEEFSAFGVSKKAGGVALAAVSKASAADKAGLKVGDLIQAINGKTLANTDQLFSLVVDFSRNSERRKFGESHYRLKVIRNQQLIELTATPKSTIVIETAANAGTFKTLPPLAASKRKIVANQKTNNDPLSILTDGKLAKGFGPVFSNTVYNGAYKMDLGSVKPVMAVTSWSCNQGNTRAAQKLTIYGSAADQDPGWDLTRFTPIGTVHTGPQKSANLAASLRAVNSNTLGNYRWIVWRVSPVSNLGGGENTAFQELAVSIEGEAPIKMTAPPVRDSTHGSFPGQKSNFRGYDRYDRIKTSAGHFSVVCPKKPAPGKPWLWRSLFWEAIRKVSDADLKLVEEGYHVVLAHGDVAGHPSGNANIDAAYDLLTMEYGFSKKCSMASMSRGTLSLFRWASANPEKVDSIYVDNGVCNVLSWPAGKLVPGNKSIASGAPSSWANFKRKFGYTTDEEALKTKESPIDQLKPLAKAGVPILMVCGNKDTAVPYEENDAIMEQRYKALGGSIKVIVEDKGHSHGMKDPTPVLKFIREHTSAGMKQTQGHP comes from the coding sequence ATGCAGGAAAGTATCAGTCCACGGAGGAATCACAGATTGAACACAGATAATCCATGGACTCGCCGCGCGCTACATGTGTGCAAAGGGTTGTTTCATCTGTGGCTCATAGTGGTCCTTCTCGGTTCACCTGTTCTGCCCGCCGCGGAGGACTCAACCCCACCGAATGTCGTAGCATCACCCAAAGCGAGGGCCACCGCGATTTATGTCAGCCCGAATGGCAACGACGCAAACTCAGGAGACCAGCACAGCCCACTGGCTTCCATTGCGGCTGCTCAAAATTCAGCCCGCGAGTATGCGGGAAAAGAGGCGGTCACCGTTCACGTTGCGGATGGCATTTATTACCTGCCGAAAACCCTGATGTTTACACCGGAAGACTCCGGCTCGAAGGACCATCCGATTCTCTATACCTCTCAGACTGAGGGCGGCGCTGTCTTGAGCGGCGGTTCTGAACTCAAACTAACCTGGAAACCCCATAAGGACGGGATTTTCAAAGCCCAAACACCTCCGGATCTGCAGATCGACCAGCTCTTTGTCGATGGCAAAAACCAACGCATGGCGCGCTATCCGAATTATGACGCTTCGAAGAAAGCAGAACCCTATCAAGGCTTTGCGGCCGATGCGTTCTCAAAGGAACGCGCGGCGAACTGGGCGAATCCCACGGGTGGTTATATTCACGCCATGCACCGTGCGGGATGGGGAGGCTACCACTATCTTATCACCGGAAAGGACGCGGGCGGAGGCGTAACCTATGAAGGCGGTTGGCAGAACAATCGCAGAATGGGCATGCACAAAGACCATCGGATGGTTGAAAACATTTTCGAGGAACTCGACGCTCCCGGCGAATGGTTTTACAACGAGAAGACCTCAACGCTCTATTACAAACCAACACCCGGTACTGATCTCACGAAAATAAAAGTCGAAGTGGTTCGCCTACGGCACCTGATTGAATTCAAGGGCTCGGAAAAGACGCCCGTCCGATTCATCACTCTGAAGGGGTTTGCGGTTCGTCATGCAGCACGCACTTTCATGGACTCTCAGGAGCAGTTACTGCGCTCGGACTGGGCGATTTATCGCGGCGGTGCCTTCATGCTGACGGGCACGGAAGACGTGAGCATCCTGGATTGCGAGTTTGATCAGGTCGGCGGCAATGCAATCTTCGTGAATAACTACAACCGCCGCGTGCTTGTGAAGGGATGTCATATCCATGACACCGGCGCTAGCGGCGTTTGTTTCGTGGGCGATCCCGACGCGGTTCGCAACCCGCTCTTCGAGTACGGGCAGAAGAATGATCTGGCAACGATCGACAGGACGCCGGGGCCCAAGACGAATAACTATCCGGCTCAGTCTACAGTGGAAGATTGTCTGATTTATGGCATCGGTCGCGTTGAACGGCAGCCGGCCGGTGTGCAGATCGAAATGGCAGCGGAGATTACCGTGCGTGACTGCTCGGTGTACGACACCGCCCGGGCCGGTATCAACATTGGCGACGGAGCTTGGGGCGGTCATCTGATCGAGCGTTGCGATGTGTTTAATACCGTGCTGGAGACGCACGACCACGGCTCATTCAATTCCTGGGGACGCGACCGTTATTGGCGTTCCGATCATCTGACGGCGTCGCAGAAGGCTGTCGATGCCGAGCCGAATCTGCCGTTTCTCGACGCGATGAAGACCACCGTCATCCGCGACAATCGATGGCGTTGTGATCATGGCTGGGATATCGACCTGGACGATGGTTCCAGCAACTACGACATCTACAACAATCTGATGCTGAACAAGGGTCTGAAGCTTCGCGAAGGATTCCGCCGGCACGCGTGGAACAACGTGATGCCGATTGGAACGCTGCACCCGCACGTCTGGTTTCAGCGCAGCAAGGATCAGGTGCACGGCAACATCATGACAGAGCGATATCACACCGCCCGTATGAATGAGCCCTACACCGACGGAACTTTGGTCGACCGCAACCTCTTCGATTCACAGGACAGCAGAATCCTTGAGCACTCCGCGAAGCTCGGTTGGGACAGCAATTCTGTCATGGGCGAGCCGATGTACGTGGATCCCGCCAACGGAGATTTCCGAGTCAAAGACGGCTCACCGGCGCTGAAGCTCGGCTTCAAGAACTTCCCGATGGACCAGTTCGGAGTCAAGAAGCCAACGCTCAAGGCCATTGCAAAGACACCTGAGATTCCATCTCTTGAACAATCCAAACCCCTTGGGTCACCAGTCAATGTCGCCCCGTTGAAAATGGTCTGGCTTGGTGCAACGCTGAAAAATTTGAAGGGAGAAGAGTTTTCCGCTTTCGGTGTCAGCAAGAAAGCAGGCGGTGTCGCTCTTGCTGCTGTTTCAAAAGCATCCGCGGCCGACAAAGCCGGGTTAAAGGTTGGCGACCTGATTCAAGCCATCAATGGAAAGACGCTTGCGAATACCGATCAGTTGTTTTCTCTCGTAGTGGATTTCTCCAGAAATTCCGAGCGACGTAAATTTGGCGAATCCCACTACCGCCTGAAGGTCATCCGCAACCAGCAATTAATCGAACTAACCGCCACGCCGAAATCCACGATCGTGATCGAGACCGCCGCAAATGCTGGCACGTTTAAAACACTTCCGCCGCTGGCGGCGTCGAAACGAAAAATTGTTGCCAATCAGAAGACCAACAATGATCCGCTCTCGATACTGACCGACGGCAAACTCGCGAAAGGATTTGGTCCTGTCTTTTCAAACACCGTCTACAACGGCGCGTACAAAATGGATCTTGGCAGCGTGAAGCCCGTCATGGCAGTCACAAGTTGGTCGTGTAATCAGGGCAACACGCGAGCGGCCCAGAAGCTGACCATCTACGGCAGCGCCGCCGATCAAGATCCGGGCTGGGATCTAACCCGCTTCACGCCGATCGGTACGGTTCACACCGGCCCACAAAAGTCGGCCAATCTTGCCGCATCTCTTCGCGCCGTGAACAGCAACACGCTCGGCAACTACCGGTGGATTGTCTGGCGAGTTTCACCCGTCTCCAATCTTGGCGGCGGCGAGAACACCGCTTTCCAGGAATTGGCCGTGTCCATCGAAGGCGAAGCTCCCATCAAAATGACGGCACCGCCAGTAAGGGATTCAACACACGGTTCTTTTCCCGGTCAAAAATCAAACTTTCGGGGCTACGACCGCTATGACCGAATCAAGACGTCCGCCGGCCACTTTTCGGTCGTCTGCCCGAAGAAGCCTGCGCCGGGAAAACCGTGGCTATGGAGGAGCCTGTTCTGGGAAGCGATCAGAAAAGTCAGCGATGCGGATCTGAAGCTGGTCGAAGAAGGCTACCATGTCGTTCTCGCCCACGGCGACGTGGCCGGACACCCCAGCGGCAATGCCAATATCGATGCGGCTTATGATCTACTGACAATGGAATACGGCTTCTCGAAGAAGTGTTCGATGGCCTCGATGAGCCGCGGAACGTTATCGCTCTTCCGCTGGGCTTCAGCCAACCCGGAGAAAGTGGACAGCATCTACGTTGACAACGGCGTTTGCAACGTGCTCAGTTGGCCTGCCGGCAAACTTGTCCCGGGAAACAAATCCATCGCCAGTGGCGCCCCGAGTTCGTGGGCAAACTTCAAACGAAAATTCGGCTACACGACCGATGAGGAAGCCCTGAAAACCAAAGAAAGCCCCATCGATCAGTTGAAACCGTTAGCCAAAGCCGGCGTACCGATTCTGATGGTCTGCGGAAACAAGGACACGGCGGTTCCGTACGAAGAAAACGACGCCATCATGGAGCAGCGCTACAAAGCACTGGGCGGCTCCATCAAAGTGATCGTGGAGGACAAAGGCCATTCGCATGGAATGAAAGATCCCACGCCGGTGCTGAAGTTTATTAGGGAGCACACCTCAGCCGGAATGAAACAGACCCAAGGTCACCCATGA